One part of the Parabacteroides distasonis ATCC 8503 genome encodes these proteins:
- a CDS encoding 6-bladed beta-propeller: protein MKRFIFTGIIILFVMAGCGGDHSSTDGLITVDVNDSYSTKKELVLQDFMDMEYIPLETNDEFINRACVQAVGEKYIIVTNFYDDGNIFVYGRNGKAIRKINRKGQGGEEYVSMRSVSLDEENEEIFVNDFHAKKIRVYDLEGNFKRSLNQRSEKSSFYVEMLDYDKDNLICYDKFNFEVPFLLVSKQDGSITKEITVPYKEKQLFHIVERLYDKGETRAAGPGPYNSIIPFKGNWILFEASSDTVYTLMPDYSLRPLIARTPPIHTMDPGVFVVLRLISDRYYFMESVTNIYDFNTGEGFPRKYFAYDTQEKKFFNYITYNDDYSYKKEIYMVTFPPINSKGELCSTINASELCQDYKRGKLKGKLKEVAATLEEDDNRVVVLVRPKK, encoded by the coding sequence ATGAAAAGATTCATTTTTACAGGGATAATCATCCTGTTTGTAATGGCTGGATGTGGAGGCGACCATTCATCGACCGATGGTCTTATAACCGTGGATGTAAACGATAGTTATTCAACCAAAAAAGAGTTGGTCCTTCAAGACTTCATGGATATGGAGTATATTCCGCTGGAAACAAACGATGAGTTTATCAATCGGGCATGCGTGCAGGCGGTTGGCGAGAAATACATAATCGTGACAAACTTTTACGATGATGGCAATATTTTCGTATATGGCCGGAACGGAAAAGCTATTCGCAAAATAAATCGCAAGGGACAAGGTGGAGAAGAATACGTGTCTATGAGATCGGTTTCGTTAGATGAAGAAAACGAAGAGATTTTCGTAAATGATTTTCATGCGAAAAAGATAAGGGTCTATGATTTGGAAGGAAATTTCAAACGAAGTCTGAATCAAAGAAGCGAGAAAAGTTCGTTTTACGTGGAAATGCTTGATTATGACAAGGACAACTTGATTTGCTATGATAAGTTTAATTTTGAGGTACCGTTCTTGCTTGTGTCGAAGCAAGATGGAAGTATAACGAAAGAAATCACGGTTCCATATAAAGAGAAGCAATTATTCCATATCGTTGAAAGACTTTATGATAAAGGAGAAACAAGAGCAGCTGGACCAGGTCCGTATAACAGTATAATTCCTTTTAAGGGTAATTGGATTCTATTTGAGGCCTCTTCAGATACGGTATACACCTTAATGCCTGATTACAGTTTGCGCCCGCTTATCGCACGAACACCCCCTATCCACACCATGGATCCGGGCGTTTTCGTCGTCTTAAGATTGATTTCCGATCGTTATTATTTCATGGAAAGCGTAACGAATATATATGATTTTAACACCGGAGAAGGTTTCCCGAGAAAGTACTTCGCATACGATACGCAAGAAAAGAAATTTTTCAACTATATCACATACAACGATGATTATTCTTATAAGAAAGAAATCTATATGGTGACATTTCCTCCCATCAATTCAAAAGGCGAATTGTGCTCTACCATCAATGCTTCCGAACTTTGCCAGGACTATAAAAGGGGAAAGCTGAAAGGCAAACTAAAAGAGGTGGCCGCGACATTGGAAGAGGATGACAACCGGGTGGTAGTGTTGGTGAGACCTAAAAAGTAA